One Tachyglossus aculeatus isolate mTacAcu1 unplaced genomic scaffold, mTacAcu1.pri scaffold_153_arrow_ctg1, whole genome shotgun sequence genomic window carries:
- the LOC119923186 gene encoding olfactory receptor-like protein DTMT — MIPGNQTPVSEFIPLGLSERSDWQLAVFGLILAMYLLTVTSNTLIITVTLIDPKLKAPMYFLLNRLSFVDMAFTSITVPQRLAHVLSTSKAIPFTNCLTQLFFILLVGPMEGYLLAAMTYDCYMAVCDPLWAHLAFCSLRILQFFCAITPMLQLSCSRPFLNEMLTFTEGMTIILRPFIFILPSYARTGATVLCLRSAAGLCKATSTVALMCWW; from the exons ATGATCCCTGGGAACCAGACCCCAGTCAGTGAGTTCATCCCGCTGGGTCTGTCCGAGCGCTCGGATTGGCAGCTGGCTGTCTTCGGGCTGATCCTGGCCATGTACCTACTCACGGTCACTAGCAACACCCTGATCATTACGGTCACCCTGATTGACCCCAAGCTGAAGgcccccatgtacttcctgctCAACCGGTTGTCCTTCGTGGATATGGCCTTCACCTCCATCACTGTCCCGCAGAGgctagcccacgtcctctccaCTAGCAAGGCCATCCCCTTCACCAACTGTCTGACCCAGCTCTTCTTCATCCTGCTCGTCGGCCCCATGGAGGGCTACCTGCTGGCCGCCATGACCTATGACTGCTACATGGCCGTTTGCGACCCACTGTG GGCGCACCTCGCCTTCTGCTCCCTCCGCATCCTGCAATTCTTCTGCGCCATCACGCCCATGCTCCAGCTCTCCTGCAGCCGCCCCTTCCTCAATGAGATGCTCACCTTCACCGAGGGCATGACCATCATCCTGAGGCCTTTCATCTTCATTCTGCCATCCTACGCCCGCACTGGGGCCACTGTGCTATGCCTGCGCTCCGCCGCGGGGCTGTGCAAGGCCACGTCCACTGTGGCTCTCATGTGCTGGTGGTGA